A part of Melittangium boletus DSM 14713 genomic DNA contains:
- a CDS encoding NUDIX hydrolase, producing MSDRHPFQGNWVARLYERVRERGYDSLTAFAEARPTASLVALAKELGPDDVAGVQVFKGLVAEAERNNQVTRIVRGQLVRELWACLPNGWPAVLDDANRFDVAHALGAWVAFTPETHKERADKAGDALLATPPPPGWLPLGPNDELLRTLLPDETV from the coding sequence ATGAGCGACAGACATCCTTTTCAGGGCAACTGGGTGGCACGCCTGTATGAGCGTGTCCGCGAGCGCGGTTACGACTCACTCACGGCCTTCGCCGAGGCGCGCCCCACCGCCTCGCTGGTGGCTCTGGCCAAGGAGCTTGGTCCGGACGACGTCGCAGGAGTGCAGGTGTTCAAAGGACTGGTGGCCGAAGCAGAGCGGAACAATCAGGTCACACGCATTGTGCGCGGACAACTCGTGCGAGAACTGTGGGCGTGTCTCCCAAACGGCTGGCCGGCCGTGCTCGACGACGCGAACCGTTTCGACGTCGCCCATGCACTCGGCGCGTGGGTTGCCTTCACCCCGGAGACCCATAAGGAGCGCGCCGACAAGGCCGGCGATGCACTCCTCGCTACACCACCGCCGCCCGGATGGCTCCCCCTCGGGCCAAACGACGAGTTGCTGCGCACGCTCCTGCCCGATGAAACAGTCTAG